A genomic stretch from Chloroflexaceae bacterium includes:
- the eutC gene encoding ethanolamine ammonia-lyase subunit EutC — MSDEPLPSNDPWQALRRYTNARIALGRAGDGLPTAPLLAFQYDHARARDAVHLPFDAEGVAAAAGAAGLPVLIVHSAAPDRATYLKRPDLGRRLNDDSRVALSLHAPPDGEPYDAVLAIADGLSALAVHRHAAPLVIHIAEALQGLGWRLAPIVVVRQGRVAVADEIGSLLRARQAAILIGERPGLSVADSLGIYLTYDPRPGRTDAERNCISNIHAHGQSYAAATQTLIYLMSEARRLKLSGVALKDERAERDGPAALPA, encoded by the coding sequence ATGTCTGACGAACCCCTGCCTTCTAATGACCCGTGGCAGGCGCTGCGCCGCTATACCAATGCCCGCATCGCCCTCGGTCGCGCTGGCGACGGTCTGCCTACCGCTCCGCTGCTGGCCTTCCAATACGACCACGCCCGCGCCCGCGACGCGGTGCATCTGCCCTTCGACGCCGAAGGTGTGGCCGCAGCGGCGGGCGCCGCCGGATTGCCCGTGCTGATCGTGCACAGCGCCGCACCCGACCGGGCAACCTATCTCAAGCGCCCCGACCTCGGCCGGCGCCTGAACGACGATTCCCGCGTGGCCCTATCCCTGCACGCACCGCCTGATGGTGAGCCGTATGACGCCGTTCTGGCCATCGCGGATGGTCTCTCGGCCCTGGCAGTACATCGTCACGCTGCCCCCCTGGTTATCCACATAGCCGAAGCCCTCCAGGGTCTGGGCTGGCGCCTGGCGCCGATCGTGGTGGTGCGCCAGGGTCGGGTAGCCGTAGCCGATGAGATAGGCAGCCTGCTTCGCGCCAGGCAGGCCGCCATCCTGATCGGCGAACGCCCGGGTCTGAGCGTGGCTGACAGCCTTGGCATATATCTGACCTACGATCCGCGCCCCGGACGCACCGATGCTGAACGCAACTGCATCTCGAATATCCATGCCCATGGCCAGAGCTATGCTGCTGCCACCCAGACGCTGATCTATTTGATGAGCGAAGCGCGACGCCTCAAACTGAGCGGCGTCGCGCTGAAGGACGAGCGCGCCGAGCGCGACGGCCCGGCTGCGCTGCCCGCTTAA